Proteins co-encoded in one Dama dama isolate Ldn47 chromosome 2, ASM3311817v1, whole genome shotgun sequence genomic window:
- the LOC133068284 gene encoding olfactory receptor 6M1-like, whose amino-acid sequence MATRNQTTITEFTLISFPAVEGLQTLLFVILLLVYMLTITGNIVIISLIWTNNHLQTPMYFFLSNLSFLDILFTTTIAPKLLACLLEEEKTISLAGCISQTYFYFFLGTVEFILLVVMSFDRYVAICNPLRYTIIMNSRVCLLLVLGCWVGAFLSVLCPTIVVSRLPYCTAEISHFFCDIAPLLQAACIDTHFIEMISFLLSSLILLTSLLLTTVSYTYIISTILHIPSAQGRQKAFSTCASHITVVSMAYGSNIFVYVRPNQNHSLEFDKIATVLITIVTPLLNPFIYSLRNEKVKEVLRESVSRIVLPHSKGT is encoded by the coding sequence ATGGCCACAAGAAACCAGACCACCATCACTGAATTCACACTTATCTCTTTTCCTGCTGTCGAAGGGCTTCAGACGTTGCTTTTTGTCATTCTCCTGCTAGTTTATATGCTCACAATAACAGGAAACATTGTCATCATTTCCTTAATATGGACCAATAATCATCTCCAAACGccaatgtacttcttcctcagtaATCTGTCATTTTTGGACATTTTATTCACAACTACTATTGCTCCAAAGTTGCTAGCTTGCCTCTTAGAGGAGGAGAAAACCATATCTCTTGCAGGCTGCATCAGCCAAACATACTTCTACTTTTTCCTGGGGACAGTGGAGTTCATCCTGCTGGTGGTGATGTCctttgaccgctatgtggccatctgtaaccCCCTGCGCTACACCATCATCATGAACAGCAGGGTGTGTCTCCTGCTGGTTCTGGGCTGCTGGGTGGGGGCCTTCCTGTCGGTGCTCTGCCCAACTATTGTGGTGTCCAGGCTGCCATATTGCACTGCAGAAATTAGTCATTTCTTCTGCGACATTGCCCCTCTGCTGCAGGCAGCCTGCATAGACACTCATTTCATTGAAATGATAAGCTTCCTCTTGTCTTCTCTCATCCTCCTGACCTCATTGCTGCTCACCACCGTGTCCTACACCTACATCATTTCTACCATCCTGCACATTCCCTCGGCCCAAGGACGTCagaaagccttctccacctgcgcTTCTCACATCACTGTCGTCTCCATGGCCTACGGGAGCAACATCTTTGTGTATGTGAGACCTAATCAGAACCACTCCCTGGAATTTGACAAGATAGCCACTGTCCTCATTACCATAGTGACTCCTCTTCTGAACCCCTTCATTTATAGCTTGAGGAACGAAAAGGTAAAGGAAGTCTTGAGAGAGTCAGTTAGCAGGATAGTTCTACCACATTCCAAAGGAACATGA
- the LOC133068291 gene encoding olfactory receptor 6M1-like has translation MDVQNQTTVTEFILTAFPARQKLQIFLFMVLLFTYLLTLTGNGIIISLIWADYRLQTPMYFFLSNLAFLDILYTTSVTPKLLSCLLENRKIISFAGCISQTYFFFFLGTVEFILLVVMSFDRYVAICNPLRYTTIMNSRVCLLLVLGCWVGAFLSVLCPTIVVSRLPFCQKEINHFFCDIAPLLQVACIDTHFIEMINFLLSSLILLTSLVITTVSYTYIISTILRIPSAQGRQKAFSTCASHITVVSIAYGSNIFMYVRPSQSHSLEFDKVAAVLTTMMIPLLNPFIYSLRNEKVKEVLRDAVNKIISLLPRKL, from the coding sequence ATGGATGTACAGAATCAGACCACAGTGACTGAATTTATCCTGACTGCCTTCCCTGCTCGCCAGAAGCTTCAGATTTtcctcttcatggtcctcttgTTTACTTACTTGCTCACTCTAACTGGAAATGGTATCATCATTTCCCTAATATGGGCTGATTATCGCCTCCAAACCccaatgtacttcttcctcagtaACTTAGCCTTTTTGGACATTTTATATACTACATCAGTTACCCCCAAACTGTTATCCTGTCTCCtagaaaacaggaaaatcatATCTTTTGCAGGCTGCATCAGCCAAACATACTTCTTCTTCTTCCTGGGGACAGTGGAGTTTATCCTGCTGGTGGTGATGTCctttgaccgctatgtggccatctgtaaccCCCTGCGCTACACCACCATCATGAACAGCAGGGTGTGTCTCCTGCTGGTTCTGGGCTGCTGGGTGGGGGCCTTCCTGTCGGTGCTCTGCCCAACTATTGTGGTGTCCAGGCTGCCCTTCTGCCAGAAGGAGATTAATCACTTCTTCTGCGACATCGCCCCCCTGCTGCAGGTGGCCTGCATAGACACTCATTTTATTGAGATGATAAACTTCCTCTTGTCTTCTCTCATCCTCCTGACCTCGCTGGTGATCACCACCGTGTCCTACACCTACATCATTTCTACCATCCTGCGCATCCCCTCGGCCCAAGGGCGTCAaaaagccttctccacctgcgcCTCTCACATCACTGTCGTGTCTATTGCCTACGGGAGCAACATCTTCATGTATGTGAGACCAAGCCAGAGTCATTCCCTGGAATTTGACAAAGTGGCTGCTGTCCTCACCACAATGATGATCCCTCTTCTGAACCCCTTTATTTACAGTCTAAGGAATGAAAAGGTAAAGGAAGTTTTGAGAGATGCAGTCAACAAAATTATATCCTTATTGCCCAGGAAACTTTGA
- the LOC133068296 gene encoding olfactory receptor 6M1-like: MDVQNQTTVTEFILTAFPARQKLQIFLFVVLLFTYMLTLTGNGVIISLIWADNRLQTPMYFFLSNLSLLDISYTTSVTPKLLSFLLKDRKTISLAGCISQTYFFFFLGTVEFILLVVMSFDRYVAICNPLRYTTIMNSRVCLLLVLGCWVGAFLSVLCPVILLSRLPFCQKEINHFFCDIAPLLQAACIDTHLLEMISFLLSSLILLTSLVITTVSYTYIISTILHIPSAQGRQKAFSTCASHITVVSIAYGSNIFMYVRPSQNQSLAFDKVTAVFTIMVTPLLNPFIYSLRNKTVKDVLRDAVNKIISSLYRKP; encoded by the coding sequence atggaTGTGCAAAATCAGACCACAGTGACCGAATTTATCCTGACTGCCTTCCCTGCTCGCCAAAAGCTTCAGATTTTCCTCTTCGTGGTCCTCTTGTTTACTTACATGCTCACTCTAACAGGAAATGGTGTCATCATTTCCCTAATATGGGCTGATAATCGCCTCCAAACCccaatgtacttcttcctcagtaATTTGTCATTGCTGGACATTTCATACACTACCTCAGTTACCCCCAAACTGTTATCCTTTCTCCTCAAGGACAGGAAGACTATATCCCTTGCAGGCTGCATCAGCCAAACATACTTCTTCTTCTTCCTGGGGACAGTGGAGTTCATCCTGCTGGTGGTGATGTCctttgaccgctatgtggccatctgtaaccCCCTGCGCTACACCACCATCATGAACAGCAGGGTGTGTCTCCTGCTGGTTCTGGGCTGCTGGGTGGGGGCCTTCCTGTCGGTGCTCTGCCCGGTTATTCTGCTGTCCAGGCTGCCCTTCTGCCAGAAGGAGATTAATCACTTCTTCTGTGATATCGCCCCTCTGCTGCAGGCGGCCTGCATAGACACTCATCTCCTTGAGATGATAAGCTTCCTCTTGTCTTCTCTCATCCTCCTGACCTCGCTGGTGATCACCACCGTGTCCTACACCTACATCATCTCTACCATCCTGCACATCCCCTCGGCCCAAGGGCGTCagaaagccttctccacctgcgcTTCTCACATCACTGTTGTGTCTATTGCCTACGGGAGCAACATCTTCATGTATGTGAGACCCAGCCAAAATCAGTCCCTGGCATTTGATAAAGTGACTGCTGTCTTCACTATAATGGTGACCCCTCTTCTGAACCCCTTCATTTATAGTCTAAGGAATAAAACTGTAAAAGATGTTTTGAGAGATGCAGTCAACAAAATTATATCCTCATTGTACAGGAAACCTTGA